The DNA window CGGTATTTGTACTCAAGCAGGTGAGCCTTGTTCACAGCTACTTTGAATGAATCCGTAGTGCACAAGATCTTCACCTACAAAAGATAAGCAAGAATTGGTTCTGGATCACCATTACCCTCGTGTTTGAATCCGCCATCGATTCCAATTTACTTAAGATGGCTTTAGGAAAGTATCCTTTGACATCCTTTAACCCCCATTAATAAAGAAGCATTAGAATGACAGCACAAAGTATGCAAAAAATATGAAACGCACTGAACCAAAACAAGTGAAACGTGTCTAAATGCTGCCCTTACCTCAAACGGCTGTCCTTTGACAAAGGGGAAAGAGGGACATTGTTTTTCCTCTGTGCCCCACATTTGCTTAATCATGCTGTTTGTCACTATCACCTGCTTGTGATTTTCATTGAAGCGGGGGTTAAAATGAAAGGCTATACAGTCTTTTCCCTGCAGGTTGATTGCAAACCTAATGGTAGAAAAATAGAGGATGCTAGTTGATAGTTTAAAAATGGTCACAAATCTTTTGCCACCCAAAGTACACAAGGTCCTGTGCTCAAAAGCTCTCCACTAATGAACAGTGTACTGAGCTACAAAACTACTCACTGATCAgatcaacaaaacaacagcttGTTACATTGTGTGTAATTTTTCTTACCGTTGAGCTTGAGGCTTGACTGTCCCCTGAATAGTAATGAGCATCTTGTTATAGACTCCACCAGGCAGCTGTTGACTGTAGGGGACAGTCTAGTAGAAAGGCATACATTTAGAAAGGCATACATTTCGAAAGTATGGGCTTTTCTGTATAACAGTATGTTACAGTCCTACTATACCAGGGACAGAGGACATAACAGTGACATACTGgagaaaagtttttaaaaataagtttaaaaaaaaactaacaataaGATGAAACTTAATCTTACCAATGGTGGGATATTTTGAGGGCCAGTTGGTGGGACTGGCCCTCCCCATCCTGGTGCAGAAGGCTGGTTGGGTTGTCCAGGCCAGACTGGCTGTCCAGGCCAGGCTGGCTGGCCTGGCATGCCAGGCTGTTGTCCAGGCCAAGCTGGCTGGCCTGGCATGCCAGGCTGTTGTCCAGGCCAGGGTGGCTGGCCTGGCATGCCAGGCTGTTGTCCAGGCCAGGGTGGCTGGCCTGGCATGCCAGGCTGTTGTCCAGGCCAGGGTGGCTGCCCAGACCATGCTAGACCTCCAGCTTGCTGGCTGCTCGGTGCTGTGTCACTGTCAAGGGCATCTGCGAGCTGAGAaatgggaaaaataaaaactaaaacacacatttcaaaacaatagAAATATTTCAGTAGGGTACAGATGTTTACAGAAAGTGTCCCACCCCACAACTCAAGTCTTTCTGATTGCCTCCCACTCATATCACAGACAAAGCACCTAGATGTGAATGGCAGAAGGTGCCAGCACCCCAGTTATGACCATGTGATCTTTCTGATGCTCTTTCTGATGTACATATAGACACTAAACCTTGATTGGTTGAGCTACTCGGGTGCCAAGTAGAATGGCTGAGAGCAGGCTAGCAAGAGCCCTTTGCAAAGAGTGCCTTGGCATGGAATTTCAAGTCCAAGGCTCTTCTACTATAAAAGCACTTGAATGGGTAGTGAAATGAGGTGTGGAGCTATGCGGTATAGGCAGTAATTAGGAGAACTGGTTGAGCCAGTTATGTTTGTACAGGGTTTACATCTGTGGTCTTTCTCCAAAGATTCCATTACCACATACGGAAGAGAGGAAAGGTGCACTTACATCCATGATATCTGAAAAATAGACATTAAAAAGTCACTGTTAAAATCCTTCTGTGTGTTACTGGTGATTTTTACAAGTGAGTGATTTTGGCATATCtggtaaatgtatttaaataggTCTGACAGTCTGTCATTACAGTTAGGGGTGACATCTTCAGAAATGTACTGTACTCTACCCTGCTTATCTAGGCTGATTAATACAAAGACAGTTCAAAAACAGCACTCTAAGAATTATATGTTAATGATGATTCACACATGAAAATCTATGTGCACCACACCCACTGTCCCCAGGGCTACGAACAACAAAACTGGAACAGAAACTTATTTCTTAaaaatacagaggaaaaaatatagtagcaaaatgtaaaacaagtGTAAAGTAATAAGAAATATCCACACagttaatgtttatttagtttaaagtTTTAACAATCAATCTGTTCTGAATGTATTTTCAAAAATCCTTTTAGTTCCTAGTTACAAGTGGAGGCATCACCAgtgcaaacttgacaatggaaTTCGCCCCTCccagtgtgtgttacatgtagGTGTCATCTTCTTCTAATCTTGTATTAACTGAAATAATACTATCTGCATTAAACACTATTTGGCTCTGCTCATTTCAGCATTGATAGTGTACCATATTCAGACATGATTATGTGGCTCTTGACTACAATCTTCAACAAACTCTAAGTAGGTAGAGTTGCTCAGAACAGGCTtctaaaatgataaataaataaataaactactgGAATTATTCACTGGTCTCGTTACTccacaaaactaaacaaacagtaGGCTACTGCAGTAGGCTATATATAGTTGTGTAAACCTGGTAACCATCTCAGAGTACTTGTCAGAATTCTGTACGTTCATAAGCAAGTTCTATTCAACCAGTAAATGAAAAGACTGATGATTAGAACCAACTTGACTAGTTTTACACTGACACGTTTTATGCAAAATTGCTATCTTCATTCGTTACATTACCTGACTTCGTGTGACTAATGCGATACCGATTCAAATACATTCACTTGTGGAGCAGGAAAAAAGTTCGACATTATTCGATGTTAATTACTGCAGAATTCCTCAGCAGCGTTGCATCCCATTTATACCGCTCTCATAATAACAGGAATTGCCACTGGAAAGAGGAACGCTAGGCACTCAGTTGTACTTACCTGTTTCTTGATGCGTCCTATTACTTTGAAGTAGTTCATGTTCCCGTCTTCTTTCACAGACGTCGGAAGAGACTACACCCACTAACCAAGACCTCGAGAACCCAGCCCACAGTAAATATTGAGGGCTGTACTGCAAGGCAAGTTCCACATAAACAGAGTTGCTTGAAGAAACTGGAGAGGCAACAAGAAGAGAACATCAGGGAACGATGCAAAAGCAGGCGGTGGGCATTGACAGTAACGCTCTCCTTATACTTCCTGACTTGTTCTTCTCTACAGTAGTGTAGTTTTGCATTTTGATAGTGTCCTTGTCACTACTGGTAGCATGAGGCCGGACCTGCAACCCTTTCAGGTTGCACAGCTAGTCCAGTTCCTTCTAGAGGGCACATTCATACATGCTGTCGCCAGAATTTTTACTGTGTCTCCCAGCAGTCTCAAGAGCATTGAGGAAATACCAGTATAAAGGTCATTACATAAGGAGTGCTGGACAGGGCCATAGGAGGGCATCAACCCAGCAGCAGGACCTGGATCTGCTCTTTTATGcaaggaggaacaggaggagcacTGCCACAGCCCTACAATATGACCTCCAGCATCCTACTGCTGTGCATGTTTCTAACCAAACTGTCAGAAACGGACTAAATGAGCGTGGCATGAAGCCTCAACATCACCTACTGGGATCTGTGCTCACAGCCCAGCACTGCATGCCAGCTCAATTAGCATTCGCCAGAGAACACCAGAATTGGCAGGTCTGCCCTTGACACGCCAGAGAGAAATGCCTAGCTTCATGTGGCCAAAGTGTGTAGGCAGTTCCTGGATGACGAAGCCATTGACCGGCCTTCACGTTCCCCAGACCTGATTCCAATTGAGAACCACTGGGATGTTAAGTATCACTGCGTCCTACACCACAAAGTAGCACCACAGACTGTCCAGGAGCTCACTGATGCCCTAATCCAGGTCTGGGAGTTTATCCCATGGGACAGTATCCACCTTCTCATCAGGAATATGCCCTGATGTTGTCAAGAATGCATACTGGTACATGGGGGGCATGCACGCCCTTGAGCTGTTGTGACGAAATTCACATAAATTGGATCAGCCTGTGATTGCATTTTATCTACTTTGATTTCGAATCCTTCCCTCAGTAGGCTGAAAACTTTGGTTTCCACTGATCGATGTAATGTCATTTTGTTATCAACAAACTACATAGTGTATAtcaataaagatttaaaactTAAATTTTCATTCATCAGGATGTGATTTAagtgttccatttttttttttttggagcagTGTACTTCAGTAGTTATGTAACATGTAGTCTAAAGGCAAGTTAATATCCATCATCATTGCCAAGAGGTAGTACATTCACTGCTAGAGCCATCATTTGGTGTCCTGTCATAGAAGCACACTATATAAGTGGATATACTATTTCCACAAACACCAACTTATACCAGCAAGCATTTTGAGTTTAGCAATTAATTTAACTATAGCTGGAACCGTGGCCATGGTTAGAAGATTCAGCTGTCATATATGGACATAAAGCAACTTTTCTGCTGTAAGGGAGTGCAGAGACAAGGTATGGTTTGTATGGGCCAGGTTACAGAAGTGACTGTTTAGTAGCTTGCCAGATAGGCAATGAGACAGAAAACATAAGCATGAGAAGATAGTAGTATTTTTCTTTATAGAACATGGCCATCCTGGATGTTATTAGCAACtatgtaaatcactctggagaGTTTGAGTTTAAAAAACAGCAGTCAAAAAGGTTATTCAAGaaattttctgttttccatttttaatgtaaaggtgTAATCCTATTTTTCCATTCAAGATTAGATATCAAATGTCTGTTCTGCAtatcagtaaaaataaaaaggacacatttattaaaacatgaaacgtttatacacatttttacattttgtgtacatgagtaaaaatgtaagaaacaaAGTAAATCCTTTTCCAGCACACCTCCCTACACCCCTCTCTCATGTCTTATTATCAAGCTCTATACATTGATTTCAGCCTCAACAGCTATGTGCTTAGCTATAGCTTGCTAGGATGTTGAAGAAATGGTAGACCTCATCTTTATCAAACACAGCCACTTCAGTAGAACACTCTGTGCATTTGACTGGGTGATATATCTCTTCCTCATCCATTCCAGCCAACCTGGAGTCAGTTGTGCCGGCCTCTGTGGACGTGTCTGTGGAGTCGTGACGACCTTTCTTACCACGCCGGTTCTTCTTTTTACCTGCTTTATACTTCAGCACTTCATCCTTACTGACTGTACAGTTCATCACAAACATGGCTCGGTACTGCGTCCTATACttctcatgtctgtgtgtgcaaaaaaGAACTCTTTAAGTAAAGTCTACACTCAGGGTAAGAAGACAGAAAagtcaacacacaaacagaaacagaatacGACAAAGCAAAGTGAAGGTATCGGCAGGCTGATGTGATCATGACCTCACCTTTGGCAGTCCAGACAAAGTGTGGTCATGCAAGCAGGACAGTTTAGAACAGCATCACTGCTTGGGAGAGGCttggatttttttctgttctgcacAGATGATGTTGGTCTTCTCTGGCACCTGTACCTATACCTAACCAAAGTTATATgccaaaagagaaagagagagagatttgcacTGTTATCGGTTCAGTTCTGGATTGCCTATCTGATTAGCTGTGGCTTGCTGGGATGTTGAGGAAATTGTAGACAAGTACAAGACTCACTCTTTTCTCTTGGCATCTACCCAAGCCTGATCTCGATCATCTTCATCTGGGTCATATAATAACTCATCATTTGTAGGTATAATGCGCTGCTTTCTTCTCTGATTCTTGGAGATacctgaaaacagaaaagaaccACCACAAACCAATAATCAATACCAGCATGTGTACGTAAACAGCTAATATGTAGACCTGTTGCATTTGTTATATTCCTGGATGCATTACCAGCTGAGCTGTCTTCATCTGAATCTGAGTCAAAGTATATACTGTCATATTGCTGAGAattttgtgttctttctgtgtTCTGCGTTGAAGTGTCTGCGCCAATCCCAGAGGTTTCACCTACAACCAAAAGTGACGCTCTCcaattacagtatatacagacGAACACAAATACGATCAAGTTCCCACACAGGTATGTCTGTTGTAATGGTAACCTTGAGTTGATGGAATGGACCAGCCACACTCCATAGATTTAAGAGTGCTACTCAGTtctgcctccatctctttctcaaACTCATCCCCGCTCGATGACTCGCTTTCCCCTGTCAAGTATTCTCGGATGAGCTTCTTCTTCTGTTCTGGTGTTCCATTGAGAAGAACGTCGAGCTCATCTTCGGAACTAAAGGCCAGCGTACCACAATTAAagcaattaattaaattaatagaCAAGCCAGCGCAAGTTCGACTACAGCTATGGGCTAAAGAGAGTATATATTGAAACAAGGCATGAATTTGATTAAGAAACGATTATCGTTATTAATCTAACGCTAACCTTCCAACCTCAGACTAGTTTAACTATCCTAGTTAGCTAGCGAACAAACAAAAGCTGGCTAGGGGACAGAATTGGTTTTACAAGTTCGTTTTACAAAAGTATTTAGATTTCATTTCGGGCTGCTGGTCTATATTTAATTGTTTGAATAGTGTGTAGACCACAACATCTGCAAAACAACTTAAATTCACATCAAATGTACAGCGGTTCTGTTTTAACCAGATCAGAAACATCTAACTACCTAGCACGTTGATATGTTTGGCTCAGGTTTTTTCAGCTAGACGTTACCTGCTGTTTGCTCTTTCTTCATCACTTGGTTCTTCAATCTCATAGGAATCATAATCTTCTTTTCGGTTCATTGCGTCTTTAGTCCAgaggggggggaaaaataatatatatatattattgcaACCTCAACCTTTTCCTTCACACCGAATACCAAAATAATacaagaaaagcaagaaaatgaaatactTCCGGGTGAGATGTTCCCTTcaaatgccaaaataaaagttgGTTGATGATTCGGCAGAGTATTTACAGGTACAGCTTCACCCACTCCAACTCTAAATATTACACTGCTATTTCCTTGTTCATATGCCTCATTCACATGGGCAGTTGCAgtatcaaaaatgtttttacagaaCTAGTTGTGCATTTCAGAAAACTATTTAGAAACTGAAGGAACTTTTAACCTTTGATTTCTTCATGCTGAACATTTTTAACTCACATGAAAAACTCTAACATATGGTAAacagtattatttatttgcGTTATGTCCATTGTCATTTTATCATCATGATTACTGTTTATGTCAGCATTCCTCCATCTGAATAAATGGACACTTTGGTCACATACTTAAGTCACATattgaaaacacacactcatatgcagtGCACTTAAGAAgcctggagaaaaacaaaaaagtattcATTTATGATTTACAATATCAGATTAGTCTATATATTAAGGCAAACAATGATGCATTACTTGTCAGGAATGAAAAACTGATGTAACTAATGTAATAAATTTCCTAAAGAGTAATACAAAACCTATTAGTTTGATTAAGATAATATAGCAATACAATGAAAACTAATACAACTTGTACAAGGCTTTGAGTGACCATACACTTCAatcatggaaacaaacaaacaatcagctCAATTTCAACAAGACTTCTGAGCAGCATCCATACAAAAGGATCACCCAAAGCATCACAATAagccaaaataaacacacaaaaaaagaagacaattaGAAAGAAATCACAAGAGATGTAAGTGTGTCGATGGAGCAACTCCCATGAAAAAGGACAATTAACAATCAAAAGTTACACGATGTGATTAAATGAAGTTGCAGGttgttgtgctgtgtgcacTTGTGAAATCTTCCAGTGAGCCACATCACTTTCAGGGGGTACTGGAGGAAAAGTGGTGTCTCTGCTAGTGATACATACAGATGTTTGTTGACAAACAGACCCCGTACTCCATACTCCAGATAAAGACGATACCCAAGCAGGAAAAGCCCTAGACAGTGAACCTGGAGTTTGGCTCTAAGTGTCCCCTTTTAGAACCGCCAGACAGCTTTGCAACAGTTGTAAATTACCCTTAAAAGAGATGAATAAACAGTGAAAACCATGGCAATTCATTCTGAGACTTTCCCCCTTCTCACATGAAAGACATTAAATATGGTTAACTACACGAACCATTAAAACATCTCTAATGTttttacatcacacacatgaacaagTGAACAAGTACCTTAGCATGTTTGAGCTCAAGCTCAGCTAGTTCCACCAAGTTCTTTCTGAATGCTGCTACTCTTCTTGTTTTGAAATCTATCAGTTCTGTGCCGGTAAAAAGGGGGGGGATAAAACGTCTACACATGCAGTAGTATCATCATAAGTAAAGCACACACTGCTACTCTTCTACAACCTCTGGAAAGcacaacagaaatgttttgttgactcaaatcattttgaaatcaaatgaaaatgtacaatggaagagaaaacagcaaaactggAAGAAGTACCTTG is part of the Electrophorus electricus isolate fEleEle1 chromosome 13, fEleEle1.pri, whole genome shotgun sequence genome and encodes:
- the LOC113579348 gene encoding galectin-3-like; translation: MYLNRYRISHTKSDIMDLADALDSDTAPSSQQAGGLAWSGQPPWPGQQPGMPGQPPWPGQQPGMPGQPPWPGQQPGMPGQPAWPGQQPGMPGQPAWPGQPVWPGQPNQPSAPGWGGPVPPTGPQNIPPLTVPYSQQLPGGVYNKMLITIQGTVKPQAQRFAINLQGKDCIAFHFNPRFNENHKQVIVTNSMIKQMWGTEEKQCPSFPFVKGQPFEVKILCTTDSFKVAVNKAHLLEYKYRVRELNQITQLCVREDVTLTSVTVETLP
- the eapp gene encoding E2F-associated phosphoprotein, whose protein sequence is MNRKEDYDSYEIEEPSDEERANSSSEDELDVLLNGTPEQKKKLIREYLTGESESSSGDEFEKEMEAELSSTLKSMECGWSIPSTQGETSGIGADTSTQNTERTQNSQQYDSIYFDSDSDEDSSAGISKNQRRKQRIIPTNDELLYDPDEDDRDQAWVDAKRKEYRYRCQRRPTSSVQNRKKSKPLPSSDAVLNCPACMTTLCLDCQRHEKYRTQYRAMFVMNCTVSKDEVLKYKAGKKKNRRGKKGRHDSTDTSTEAGTTDSRLAGMDEEEIYHPVKCTECSTEVAVFDKDEVYHFFNILASYS